A window from Moritella yayanosii encodes these proteins:
- the pyrD gene encoding quinone-dependent dihydroorotate dehydrogenase yields MLYRILREFLFMQDPEVVHEMTIKGLKLTGSTPLSCLYTQKLPSKPVTVMGLTFDNPVGLAAGMDKNGESIDAFAAMGFGFIEVGTVTPLPQSGNEKPRIFRITQAEAIINRMGFNNAGVDALVENVKKSNYKGILGINIGKNKDTPIEKGNEDYLICMDKVYQYASYITINISSPNTPGLRTLQYGEALDGLLSCLKKRQAELTKTHEKYVPLAVKIAPDLTDEELAQVAKSLVKYKMDGVIATNTTLDRTLVHDMSHASEAGGLSGRPLQHASTEIVRKLAVLLDGQLPIIGVGGIDSVVAAKEKFVAGAELVQVYSGFIYKGPKLVKNIVKSL; encoded by the coding sequence ATGTTATATCGTATTTTACGTGAATTTTTGTTTATGCAAGACCCAGAAGTAGTACATGAAATGACAATCAAAGGGTTAAAATTAACGGGCTCTACTCCTTTAAGTTGCTTATATACGCAGAAATTACCGAGTAAACCAGTGACCGTAATGGGTCTGACGTTTGATAATCCAGTAGGTTTAGCTGCAGGTATGGATAAAAATGGTGAAAGTATTGATGCATTTGCTGCAATGGGATTTGGTTTTATCGAAGTCGGCACAGTAACACCACTGCCACAATCTGGTAATGAAAAACCGCGTATATTTCGAATTACACAAGCGGAAGCGATTATTAATCGCATGGGCTTTAACAATGCAGGTGTTGACGCACTTGTTGAGAATGTCAAAAAATCGAACTATAAAGGTATCTTAGGTATTAACATTGGTAAAAATAAAGATACACCAATCGAAAAGGGCAATGAAGATTACCTGATTTGCATGGATAAGGTTTACCAATATGCATCTTATATCACCATTAATATCTCATCACCAAATACCCCTGGATTACGTACACTGCAGTATGGTGAAGCGCTTGATGGTTTATTAAGTTGCCTTAAAAAACGTCAGGCTGAATTAACTAAAACGCACGAGAAATACGTACCATTGGCGGTTAAAATTGCACCCGATTTAACCGATGAAGAGTTGGCTCAAGTTGCTAAGTCATTAGTTAAATATAAAATGGATGGTGTAATTGCAACTAATACCACACTAGATAGAACATTGGTACATGATATGTCACATGCTAGCGAGGCGGGTGGTTTAAGTGGTCGTCCGCTACAGCACGCGAGTACTGAGATCGTACGTAAGTTAGCAGTATTGCTTGATGGTCAACTACCTATCATAGGTGTTGGCGGTATTGATTCTGTTGTAGCGGCAAAAGAAAAGTTTGTTGCAGGTGCCGAATTAGTACAAGTGTACAGCGGATTTATTTATAAAGGTCCTAAATTAGTTAAAAATATCGTCAAAAGTCTGTAA
- a CDS encoding cell division protein ZapC domain-containing protein, translating into MLLEPSNKWYWHYDCASQFIVIQLSDGLAMTCHLDKRNMNNLCKGRINFCAEDSSYYYYFLESLTDLDFNVPEKVQIALNAVTNLRFQKVKMPQSWFFDYNNSDVSFSTGDIITLSSKGQNIQFVILEADELVSTCMLLEDTVQLSDIKKLARFDVIRVMNDRVQLRNTVAKKLADDSFSYVQIMA; encoded by the coding sequence ATGTTACTAGAACCAAGCAACAAATGGTATTGGCACTATGACTGCGCAAGTCAATTCATCGTTATTCAATTATCTGATGGACTTGCGATGACTTGCCATTTAGATAAACGCAATATGAATAATCTGTGCAAAGGCCGTATTAACTTTTGCGCAGAAGACTCTAGCTATTATTACTATTTCTTAGAATCGCTCACAGATTTAGACTTTAACGTGCCTGAAAAAGTTCAAATAGCATTAAATGCGGTGACTAATTTACGTTTCCAAAAAGTGAAAATGCCGCAAAGCTGGTTCTTTGACTATAACAATTCGGATGTATCGTTTAGTACTGGCGATATTATCACCTTGTCTTCAAAAGGACAAAATATTCAGTTTGTGATTCTTGAAGCCGATGAGCTTGTCTCTACGTGTATGCTGCTAGAAGATACTGTGCAACTTTCTGATATTAAAAAATTAGCTAGATTTGATGTTATTCGTGTTATGAACGACCGCGTTCAGTTACGCAATACAGTGGCAAAAAAATTAGCTGATGATTCATTTTCCTACGTTCAGATCATGGCATAA
- the rlmKL gene encoding bifunctional 23S rRNA (guanine(2069)-N(7))-methyltransferase RlmK/23S rRNA (guanine(2445)-N(2))-methyltransferase RlmL → MTTLNTYFASSPKGLELLLKEELIELGAQDCRETMAGVSFKSTQLTAYKICLWSRLASRVTLQLKTFKIFDVLDLYLAVTGMHWDKIFGIDKTFAVSCSGTNDSIRDTQFGALKVKDGIVDRFNKSMNDRPNVAKNDPDVRIHLHIRREEATLSLDLCGNGLHQRGYRQGTGAAPLKENLAAAIIKRSGYTDGLLVDPMCGSATLLIEAALMALKVPAGILRSRYCFQQLNDFDQSGWEELVAQAKYQARKNIANSDLKIYGFDKSWRVLDQAKANVRAAGLEHIIELETGDAKNLVNDYTSEGTLICNPPYGERMGEQPELIVLHQVLGERLKSEFAGWNVAFFSSSPDLLSRLGMRANKQYKLFNGALECFLKIYQISSIARQAKAHVETQMTPGFADDFRNRLKKNIKQLTKWAKKEQVNCYRLYDADLPDYNAAIDLYDDWIIVQEYKAPKDVPEQKAKQRIMDIVAVTLEVTGIDPNKLVLKVRQKQKGANQYQKLQQVKSVFTVSEYGAQFEVNMKDYLDTGLFIDHRLTRRMLGQMSAGKRFLNLFSYTGSASVHAILGGAESSVTVDMSNTYLDWARRNFALNNISMRKHEVVQADCLAWLARCEDKFDLIFIDPPTFSNSKRMEDSFDVERDHIQLFTWLENILSARGEIIFSNNKRNFKLDFEGLEKLGLKATNITEKNRSKDFARNKNISNCWLVERVA, encoded by the coding sequence TTGACTACACTCAACACTTATTTTGCTTCTTCACCTAAGGGTTTAGAGCTTCTACTAAAAGAAGAGCTAATTGAACTTGGTGCACAAGACTGCCGTGAAACAATGGCTGGTGTCTCATTTAAATCAACTCAATTAACAGCGTATAAAATTTGTTTGTGGAGCCGCTTAGCCTCTCGAGTGACCTTGCAATTAAAAACATTTAAAATTTTTGATGTATTAGACCTTTATCTTGCGGTAACAGGTATGCATTGGGACAAAATATTCGGTATCGATAAAACATTTGCTGTTTCTTGCTCAGGTACAAATGACAGTATCCGTGATACCCAGTTTGGTGCATTGAAAGTTAAAGATGGTATTGTCGATCGCTTTAACAAAAGCATGAACGATCGTCCTAATGTGGCTAAAAATGATCCAGATGTACGTATTCACCTGCACATTCGTCGTGAAGAAGCGACGCTTTCTCTTGATCTATGCGGTAATGGTTTACATCAACGTGGTTACCGTCAAGGGACGGGCGCAGCACCATTAAAAGAAAATCTAGCGGCTGCTATTATTAAACGTAGTGGTTATACGGATGGTTTACTTGTTGATCCTATGTGTGGTTCTGCAACATTACTTATCGAAGCGGCATTAATGGCATTAAAAGTACCGGCTGGTATTTTACGTTCACGTTATTGCTTCCAACAACTGAATGACTTCGATCAATCCGGTTGGGAAGAACTGGTTGCACAAGCTAAATATCAAGCACGTAAAAATATTGCTAACAGCGATCTTAAAATATACGGTTTTGATAAGAGCTGGCGTGTACTTGACCAAGCCAAAGCCAATGTCCGAGCGGCTGGCCTAGAACACATCATCGAATTAGAAACAGGTGACGCTAAAAACCTTGTTAACGATTATACCAGCGAAGGTACATTAATTTGTAACCCGCCCTATGGTGAGCGTATGGGTGAGCAACCTGAACTAATTGTGTTACACCAAGTATTAGGTGAACGTCTGAAGAGTGAATTTGCGGGCTGGAATGTGGCATTTTTCTCATCAAGCCCTGATTTGCTGTCTCGTTTAGGTATGCGTGCCAATAAGCAATACAAATTGTTTAACGGTGCATTAGAGTGTTTCCTTAAGATTTACCAAATTTCATCGATTGCGCGTCAAGCCAAAGCACACGTTGAAACACAAATGACACCGGGTTTTGCTGACGATTTCCGTAACCGTTTAAAGAAAAACATTAAACAGTTAACGAAGTGGGCTAAAAAAGAACAGGTTAACTGTTACCGTCTCTACGATGCGGATTTACCGGATTACAATGCTGCTATCGATTTATATGATGATTGGATTATCGTTCAAGAATACAAAGCCCCTAAAGACGTGCCAGAACAAAAAGCCAAACAACGCATCATGGATATTGTTGCTGTTACGCTAGAAGTAACCGGCATTGATCCGAACAAACTGGTATTAAAAGTGCGTCAGAAGCAAAAAGGCGCAAATCAGTATCAAAAATTACAACAAGTTAAGTCGGTATTTACAGTGAGTGAATATGGTGCTCAGTTTGAAGTGAACATGAAAGATTACTTAGACACCGGTCTGTTTATCGATCACCGCTTAACACGTCGCATGCTCGGCCAAATGAGTGCGGGTAAACGTTTCTTAAACCTATTTTCATATACCGGCAGCGCAAGTGTTCACGCAATTTTAGGCGGTGCAGAATCATCTGTTACTGTGGATATGTCGAATACTTACCTTGATTGGGCAAGACGTAACTTTGCGTTAAACAACATCAGCATGCGTAAACATGAAGTGGTGCAAGCGGATTGCTTAGCCTGGTTAGCGCGTTGTGAAGACAAGTTTGACCTTATCTTTATTGATCCACCAACATTCTCAAACTCAAAGCGTATGGAAGACAGCTTCGATGTAGAACGTGATCACATACAACTGTTTACTTGGTTAGAGAATATTTTATCTGCACGTGGTGAAATTATTTTCTCTAACAATAAGCGTAACTTTAAGCTAGATTTCGAAGGACTTGAAAAACTAGGTCTTAAAGCAACCAATATTACTGAAAAAAATCGCTCTAAAGATTTCGCGCGTAATAAAAATATCAGTAACTGTTGGCTTGTTGAACGAGTAGCATAA
- a CDS encoding glutaredoxin family protein translates to MTKYAFYTTEGCHLCEQAWELVTAQHLVSEMTKIEIIHDETDIARYGIRIPVIKNKVTDKEIGWPFDTEELADFIAHD, encoded by the coding sequence ATGACTAAATACGCATTCTATACCACAGAAGGTTGTCACTTATGTGAACAAGCTTGGGAACTGGTGACAGCTCAACACTTGGTCAGTGAAATGACTAAAATAGAGATCATTCATGATGAAACTGACATCGCCCGTTATGGCATTCGTATTCCCGTTATTAAGAACAAGGTTACTGATAAAGAAATTGGTTGGCCATTTGATACTGAAGAATTAGCTGATTTTATCGCACACGACTGA
- the uup gene encoding ATP-binding cassette ATPase Uup has translation MAVITLQNACLAFGDLPLLNHADAVFERKERVCLVGRNGAGKSTMMKVIAGDILLDDGVLRIEQDAVVSRLEQDPPKVSGVTIFDFVASGLADIGQVLKDYHHQSILVADDYSEKALNKLMRLQEELDNRNGWEFEQNIEQVLTRLDLDPEMMLDDLSGGWLRRAALARSLACKPDILLLDEPTNHLDIESILWLEEFLKDFAGTIIFVSHDRSFIRSMATRIIDIDRGNLSSFPGDYDQYLVAKEEALRVEDEQNALFDKRLAQEEVWIRQGVKARRTRNEGRVKALKEMRNERSERLSVQGKAKITVDETSRSGKRVFDGENVTYAYGNKQIVKDFTFNIMRGDKIAFVGPNGCGKSTLIKLLLEELQPQSGVIKCGTKLEVSYFDQHRTELDLEKTVIDNLGDGKQEVMVNGKPRHILGYLQDFLFHPQRARTPVKALSGGERNRLLLAKLFLKPSNILIMDEPTNDLDIETLELLEELLANYQGTLLLVSHDRDFIDNTVTSCWMFDGNGNITNFVGGYHDAKNQQANAQSMLAKPKAKVAVVAKPVKQEKPTKAVKTKKLPYNIQVELDKLPAKMEQLEELVETLQAEINQPDFFSKPADETKTMLENLANKEQELETAFARWEELEEMKG, from the coding sequence GTGGCTGTTATCACGTTACAAAATGCATGTTTAGCCTTCGGCGACTTACCGTTATTAAACCATGCCGATGCTGTATTTGAACGAAAAGAACGTGTTTGTCTTGTTGGCCGTAATGGTGCAGGTAAATCAACAATGATGAAAGTTATTGCTGGAGATATTTTACTTGATGACGGTGTACTTCGTATTGAACAAGATGCCGTAGTTTCTCGTTTAGAGCAAGATCCACCGAAAGTAAGCGGTGTTACTATTTTTGACTTTGTGGCCAGTGGTTTAGCTGATATTGGTCAGGTATTAAAAGATTATCATCATCAATCTATTTTGGTCGCGGACGATTACAGTGAAAAAGCGCTGAATAAATTGATGCGCTTACAAGAAGAACTGGATAATCGCAATGGCTGGGAATTCGAGCAAAACATTGAGCAAGTATTGACGCGTTTAGACTTAGACCCAGAAATGATGCTAGATGACTTATCCGGTGGTTGGTTACGTCGTGCTGCACTTGCGCGTTCATTAGCTTGTAAGCCTGATATTTTATTACTTGATGAACCAACCAACCATTTGGATATTGAATCTATTCTTTGGTTAGAAGAATTCTTAAAAGATTTCGCCGGTACGATCATTTTTGTCAGCCATGATAGAAGTTTTATTCGTTCAATGGCAACGCGTATTATTGATATTGACCGTGGCAACCTGTCGTCTTTCCCAGGTGACTATGACCAATATTTAGTCGCTAAAGAAGAAGCGCTACGTGTTGAAGACGAACAAAATGCGTTATTCGATAAGCGCCTAGCGCAAGAAGAAGTATGGATCCGTCAAGGGGTTAAAGCCCGTCGTACCCGTAATGAAGGTCGTGTTAAAGCACTGAAAGAAATGCGTAATGAACGTAGTGAACGTCTCAGTGTACAAGGCAAAGCTAAGATTACAGTGGATGAGACTTCTCGTTCAGGTAAACGTGTATTTGATGGCGAAAATGTAACCTATGCTTACGGGAACAAGCAGATCGTAAAAGATTTTACGTTCAACATTATGCGTGGTGATAAGATTGCATTTGTTGGTCCAAATGGTTGTGGCAAAAGTACCTTAATCAAATTGTTACTTGAAGAGTTACAACCGCAATCAGGTGTTATTAAATGTGGTACTAAGTTAGAAGTTTCTTATTTCGATCAGCACCGTACAGAGCTTGATCTTGAAAAGACAGTAATTGATAACTTGGGTGACGGTAAACAAGAAGTGATGGTTAATGGTAAACCACGTCACATACTTGGTTACTTACAAGACTTCTTATTCCACCCTCAACGTGCTCGTACACCTGTAAAAGCGCTTTCTGGTGGTGAACGTAACCGTCTGTTATTAGCTAAATTGTTCCTAAAACCATCTAATATTTTGATCATGGATGAACCAACTAATGATTTAGATATCGAAACATTGGAACTTTTAGAAGAATTACTTGCCAATTATCAGGGCACCTTATTATTAGTAAGCCATGATCGTGATTTTATTGATAACACAGTAACAAGTTGCTGGATGTTTGACGGTAATGGAAATATTACTAACTTTGTGGGTGGTTACCATGATGCTAAGAACCAACAAGCAAATGCACAATCTATGTTAGCAAAGCCAAAAGCAAAAGTTGCTGTAGTTGCTAAGCCTGTAAAACAAGAGAAACCAACTAAGGCCGTTAAGACCAAAAAACTGCCATACAATATACAAGTTGAGCTCGATAAACTGCCTGCAAAAATGGAACAACTTGAAGAATTAGTTGAAACCTTGCAAGCTGAAATTAATCAACCTGATTTCTTCAGCAAACCTGCGGATGAAACGAAAACAATGCTTGAAAATCTTGCTAACAAAGAGCAAGAACTAGAGACTGCTTTCGCGCGTTGGGAAGAGCTTGAAGAAATGAAAGGCTAA
- a CDS encoding DUF3466 family protein has protein sequence MQLKKTKLAGIISLLLCSNAMAVEISEPPIALPTDGRFGPFVSAMDTSSAATRTAIYTNTFAQPFTYDIGAPWTYNEYCQYDDDVCKMLWEGTENGDGSDGLYVWRRNILNTYNGYNGTYESESETSVNGDDAVPSNLAQSRKITALDGSIELGYGTTAGNIVRSGFYGNAILSPAFVEKGGFSSAHDVAVVSLTKEGGNITFNKKVIVGQASVQWSNADDDSRFTYCFNYPIDDDRYDFDDLYNCPGFDLQASFWSVNGTDVDPVKYLTGKTTWLSTGSDATFIANAYAINTSGFAVGFSTQQIYSSTSGGRARATIFKPTVVLLNKLSYAMSEITKPKTDAGSDYNDVIRDTIAIDITDTVYVSSNVSFEPADGTDNGSQAFIVVGNRTFEAVQNRSRVTEFYTYDVASGTVRYPFKENPIKGATSQVSKINNDGLIVGWRDARGETSPREDGSARFQSAFIYDYKTQKSAYLDDLYCKEVNDGTISGDVRYRFANAISISDYNSADETYTIVANGFDYENVENYKNRSGSSPVVLTMTVSKTDLTSLSTTSQCPIKADEDYKRNGAGMGWFILLPTMMLLFRRFKH, from the coding sequence ATGCAATTAAAAAAGACTAAGCTAGCAGGGATTATTAGTCTCCTTTTGTGTTCGAATGCAATGGCAGTTGAAATTAGCGAACCGCCGATTGCACTTCCAACTGATGGCAGGTTCGGCCCATTTGTATCAGCTATGGATACATCTAGTGCAGCAACAAGAACTGCGATTTATACGAATACATTCGCACAGCCATTTACTTATGATATTGGTGCACCTTGGACATATAACGAATACTGTCAATATGACGATGATGTTTGTAAAATGCTTTGGGAGGGTACCGAAAATGGTGATGGTAGTGACGGGTTATATGTATGGCGTCGTAATATTTTAAATACCTATAATGGTTATAATGGTACCTACGAATCTGAATCTGAAACGTCAGTTAATGGTGACGACGCGGTTCCAAGTAATTTGGCTCAATCACGAAAAATCACCGCATTAGACGGTTCTATTGAATTGGGCTATGGTACTACAGCTGGGAATATAGTTAGAAGTGGCTTTTATGGTAATGCTATTTTATCTCCTGCTTTTGTTGAAAAAGGTGGATTTAGTTCAGCTCATGATGTGGCGGTTGTAAGCTTAACTAAAGAAGGCGGGAATATAACTTTTAATAAAAAAGTGATTGTCGGTCAAGCGAGTGTCCAGTGGTCAAACGCTGATGACGACAGCCGTTTTACTTATTGCTTCAATTATCCAATTGACGATGATCGTTATGATTTTGATGACCTTTATAATTGTCCTGGTTTCGACTTACAAGCGAGCTTTTGGTCTGTAAATGGTACAGATGTTGATCCCGTTAAATATTTAACTGGCAAGACTACCTGGCTAAGTACCGGAAGTGATGCAACATTCATTGCCAATGCTTATGCGATTAACACATCTGGTTTCGCGGTTGGTTTTTCTACGCAACAAATCTATTCATCAACGAGTGGCGGCCGTGCTAGAGCAACTATATTTAAGCCGACTGTAGTTCTATTAAACAAGCTTTCTTATGCTATGAGTGAGATCACTAAGCCTAAAACGGATGCAGGTAGTGATTATAATGATGTAATTCGCGATACTATAGCAATTGATATTACAGATACTGTTTATGTTTCGTCGAATGTATCATTTGAACCTGCAGATGGCACAGATAACGGCTCTCAAGCTTTTATCGTTGTTGGTAACCGTACTTTCGAGGCTGTTCAAAACAGAAGCCGAGTTACTGAGTTTTACACTTATGATGTCGCAAGTGGTACGGTTCGCTATCCATTTAAAGAAAATCCTATTAAAGGTGCGACATCTCAAGTTAGTAAAATTAACAATGATGGCTTAATTGTAGGTTGGCGTGATGCCCGTGGTGAAACATCACCAAGGGAAGATGGCTCAGCGCGTTTCCAAAGTGCATTTATTTATGACTACAAAACTCAAAAATCAGCTTATTTAGATGATTTATATTGTAAAGAGGTTAATGACGGCACAATATCTGGAGATGTACGCTATCGTTTTGCTAATGCAATAAGTATCAGTGATTACAATAGTGCAGATGAAACATACACTATTGTTGCCAATGGTTTTGACTATGAAAATGTTGAAAACTACAAAAATAGATCGGGTTCTAGTCCTGTCGTATTGACAATGACTGTCTCTAAAACTGATTTAACAAGTTTATCGACGACATCTCAATGTCCAATTAAAGCGGATGAAGATTACAAGCGTAATGGGGCAGGCATGGGATGGTTTATACTATTACCAACCATGATGCTGTTGTTCCGTCGTTTCAAACATTAG
- the rmf gene encoding ribosome modulation factor — translation MKRQKRDRLERAYSKGYQAGTAGRSNEVCPFQSADSRGQWLGGWREAQEIRSTGLFMK, via the coding sequence ATGAAGAGACAGAAACGTGATCGTTTGGAAAGAGCATATTCGAAAGGTTATCAAGCTGGCACCGCTGGTCGCTCGAATGAGGTTTGTCCATTTCAAAGCGCAGATTCGCGAGGTCAGTGGTTAGGTGGTTGGCGTGAAGCACAAGAGATCCGAAGTACAGGGCTTTTCATGAAATAA
- the fabA gene encoding bifunctional 3-hydroxydecanoyl-ACP dehydratase/trans-2-decenoyl-ACP isomerase yields the protein MSATERNSFDKEDLVKCGNGELFESDIRLPKDNMLMMDRILHIDNTSGEFGKGEITAELDITPDLWFFDCHFDSDPVMPGCLGLDAMWQLVGFFLGWNGAKGKGRALGVGEVKFTGQVLPTNKKVTYKITMKRVVLRRLVMGIADAEMLVDGKVIYTAKDLKVGLFQDTSVF from the coding sequence ATGTCAGCAACAGAACGTAATAGCTTCGATAAAGAAGACTTAGTTAAATGTGGTAACGGCGAGTTATTTGAATCTGATATCCGTCTTCCAAAAGATAATATGTTGATGATGGATCGCATCCTACACATTGATAATACGAGTGGTGAATTTGGTAAAGGCGAAATTACTGCAGAGCTAGATATCACCCCTGATTTATGGTTTTTTGACTGTCACTTTGACAGTGATCCGGTTATGCCTGGCTGCTTGGGCCTAGATGCGATGTGGCAATTAGTTGGTTTCTTCCTAGGTTGGAATGGCGCTAAAGGTAAAGGACGCGCACTGGGTGTAGGCGAAGTTAAATTCACAGGCCAAGTATTACCAACCAATAAAAAAGTGACTTATAAAATCACCATGAAGCGTGTTGTACTGCGTCGTTTAGTGATGGGTATTGCAGACGCTGAAATGCTGGTGGATGGTAAAGTTATTTACACTGCAAAAGATCTTAAAGTAGGCTTATTCCAAGATACTTCAGTATTCTAA
- a CDS encoding AAA family ATPase, which produces MLTEKITADKLIPIFDLGSRCKLEEFDTATRDKLFPQNNKLFALFHDTLTAKLLVATDFDGFDHIKTFSNMLHNMPIKRAKSICYVEDVTKVGRAHAFEIWRDKTGLFKQLIEQIIATGECSDEQLRGCLIKQYPNLMPLLLNLNEFNVEQAFKILVDEQTSAVNLIDAVNLDYTTLFGNLDTLYKNSSYTSNVAQLTPGLIHQAHGGYIVIKIDELINNASLWYQLKSVLKHGVLNWRPSNQAIQTELKPDAAPIDVKVILVGDRFAISQLTEGDRALSSLASSFIDFSSEFNVSEQPIANYVGYIKSLITDANLLPLSACGLKRLLQLSSRWCEHNNYLSLNEAKLTTLLSYCHQIALGNKLDSIDSNTLNTVLELQYEALNGYIRLSNEGIIEKQIILETHGSKIGQINGLSVLEMDGHPESFGEPIRITATGHLNGDGDISDVERKAELAGNIHAKSMMIIQGFFTHTFAKPLPLPISANLVFEQSYGEIDGDSAALAGTCALLSMFAQKPIAQNLAVTGAIDQFGTVLAVGGINEKLEGFLRICELNGQTDMGVLIPAANIINLNLSDKLVAAVNNEQLAIYPITHIDQAIELLMDIKAGTVDDEGSLYNIIQLLAEENDKLDDNETGFVKKLKQLYAKIIGKQGCNN; this is translated from the coding sequence TTGTTAACTGAGAAAATTACTGCTGATAAACTTATTCCTATCTTTGATCTTGGCTCGCGCTGCAAACTAGAAGAGTTTGATACAGCAACGCGAGATAAATTATTCCCTCAAAATAATAAACTATTTGCCCTATTCCACGATACTTTAACTGCTAAGTTACTTGTGGCAACAGATTTTGACGGTTTTGATCATATAAAAACATTTTCTAACATGTTGCATAACATGCCAATTAAACGCGCCAAATCAATTTGTTATGTCGAAGATGTAACCAAGGTTGGTCGTGCACATGCATTTGAAATTTGGCGAGATAAAACAGGACTATTTAAGCAACTCATTGAACAAATTATTGCTACGGGTGAGTGTTCTGATGAACAACTTAGGGGATGCCTTATTAAGCAATACCCTAACCTTATGCCACTATTACTTAATCTTAATGAATTTAATGTTGAGCAAGCTTTCAAAATATTAGTTGATGAGCAAACCTCTGCCGTCAACCTAATTGATGCTGTAAACTTAGATTACACTACCCTATTTGGTAACTTAGATACCCTCTATAAAAACAGTAGTTATACCAGCAACGTTGCTCAACTAACACCAGGCCTGATACATCAAGCGCATGGCGGCTATATTGTTATCAAAATTGATGAGTTAATTAATAACGCTTCTTTGTGGTATCAATTAAAATCAGTGCTCAAGCATGGCGTGTTAAACTGGCGCCCGAGTAATCAAGCGATTCAAACAGAACTAAAACCCGATGCGGCACCCATTGACGTTAAAGTTATTCTAGTCGGCGATCGTTTCGCGATTAGTCAGCTTACCGAGGGTGACAGAGCGTTATCAAGTCTTGCTAGTTCTTTTATTGATTTCTCTTCCGAGTTTAATGTCAGCGAACAACCTATAGCGAACTATGTCGGTTATATTAAATCACTGATCACAGACGCCAATTTGCTGCCACTTTCGGCTTGCGGCCTTAAACGTCTATTACAGTTAAGCAGTCGTTGGTGTGAGCATAATAACTACCTCAGTCTTAACGAAGCTAAATTAACAACACTGTTAAGCTATTGCCATCAAATCGCATTGGGTAACAAGTTAGACAGTATTGATAGTAACACTTTAAATACAGTGTTAGAACTTCAGTATGAAGCGTTAAATGGTTATATCCGCCTGAGTAACGAAGGCATCATAGAAAAACAAATTATTTTAGAAACGCACGGCAGCAAAATTGGCCAAATAAATGGTTTATCTGTGCTTGAAATGGATGGCCACCCAGAGAGTTTTGGCGAGCCGATTCGAATTACCGCAACAGGTCATCTCAATGGTGACGGCGATATCTCTGATGTGGAGCGTAAAGCTGAATTAGCGGGTAACATTCACGCCAAATCGATGATGATCATTCAGGGGTTTTTCACCCATACGTTTGCAAAACCCTTACCTTTACCGATAAGCGCAAATTTAGTATTTGAACAATCATATGGTGAAATTGATGGAGATAGTGCGGCATTAGCTGGCACATGCGCATTATTATCCATGTTTGCGCAAAAGCCAATTGCACAAAATTTGGCTGTTACTGGTGCTATCGACCAGTTTGGTACTGTACTTGCCGTCGGAGGTATCAATGAAAAACTTGAAGGTTTCCTCCGGATCTGTGAGTTAAATGGTCAAACAGACATGGGGGTTTTAATTCCAGCAGCAAATATAATAAACTTGAATTTAAGTGACAAGCTTGTTGCTGCCGTTAACAATGAACAACTTGCTATTTATCCTATTACCCATATCGACCAAGCTATTGAGCTATTAATGGATATAAAAGCAGGAACAGTCGACGACGAAGGAAGTCTCTACAATATCATTCAGCTACTTGCTGAAGAAAACGACAAATTAGACGATAATGAAACTGGTTTTGTAAAAAAACTTAAACAATTGTACGCTAAAATCATTGGTAAACAGGGATGTAACAACTGA